gcttcttctttttttccattggCTTGAAACTCAGCTGTCCTTATATTGTcagaaaaatgaagaaagctgGAGGTTTACGTAGGCTGCCATTTGTTTAATCTCCTGCTATTAATGGCGTTTAATATAAACACTGATGGCAAATGTTTACCATGGTGTTCTTTCTGTCACAAGTCATGATAGATGACAGACAGCCTTCTCCTTTTCCCGCTCATATCTGCTGGGCTTTTTATCCGGGCCCATGGGAGAATGCTTCCGTTTGTGATTAAATACTGAGGTCCCAAGACTTGGGAGAAGATTTGAGCACAGCTCCCCTGGATGAATCCATGAAggaaggctccaatactttggccatctcatgagaagactccttggaaaagaccctgatgttaggaaaatatgaaggcaagaggagaaggggacgacagaggaggagacggttggacagtgtcactgaagcgaccaacatgaatttgacccaacttcaagaggcagtggaagacaggagggcctggcgtgctctggtccatggggtcacgaagagttggacacagctTAACGagtgaacaacaacaacccctgGTGGAATCTGGAGATCTGGACTGGAAACCTAtgaaccttgagaaaagaagattgagaggagatctgatagcacttttcaaatacttgaaaggtagtcataagAGGAGGGATTGGAATTCcagagctcaagctacaggaagccagattttgggtgAATACCAGGAACAAACgtcttaactcttagagcagtacgacaatggaaccaatgacttcaggaggggatgagcactccaatgctggaggcattcaagagaaaactgcaccatcatctgtcagatctcctttgacttgtattcctgcaatgagcagggtgtgggactcaatggccttataggccccttctgattcaatggttctatgaatctatgaaaCTCAGTTCAACCTTGGCCCCCTCCAATCTGATGTGGGCATAAAGTCTGCCTGATATTCAAATTTCTGAATATCTGGAGGATCCACTCCATTGCAAAGGACATGCAAATGTATATGTGTATAATGTATATAATACTGGGGGGTCGTTACATGTCACCTCGAAACATGTCAAGGCCATGAATTACAAAATGAGACTAAGGTCTGATCACAGTGAGGGAATTCATTATGCCAAAGGGCAAACTGGCAGCTCTTCAGGTTTAGAGATATCACCAAATTTTCTTGACTTTCCTCATATTTTCCTCttaagttgctgctgctgcttgagtCCTGCCAGTTCAGGAATGGGTGGACTTTACGTTGAAAAGAAGGCCTTAGGATGGGCAGGTAGAAGCTCTGTTCAAGCAGCAGGTTTGTTTCtgtgtgagcttctgtggatcaaaGTCCATGTGGAGTTTTTCAAGTGCGGCCGGattttgcctttctttccttttctttttcctaacaTGTTGGGGCAGACTAACATGGCAACTTCTTTGGAAACTGCTTTCTAGCCTTTTCATAGAGGGACCATCTGTAGCTCAGTGGGTGGGAgcacctggctatggagccagaggttgcttgtttgattctctactgtgtcTCCCAGAAAAAGAATCCGACAGTGTGGCCTCATATGAGCGAAGAGCACTTACCCACAAGGGAGGATGGATAAACCACTTCATAGGCCaacaaccctggaaagggttgccaaaagttggAATCTACTTAAGGTACAGGTAAAGGTtactcttgacatttagtccagttgtgtccaactctagtgggtggtgctcatccccgtctccaagccatagagccagcgtttgtccgaagaccgtttccgtggtcatgtggccagcgtgactagacatggaacgccttgaccttcccactgaggtggcacctatttatctactcgcctttttacatgctttcgaatggctaggttggtgggagctgggacaagcaacgggagatcactccatcacatggattcaatcttacaactgctggtcttctgaccctgcagcacagaggcttctgcggtttaacccacagcgccaccacatccctcgaATCGACTTAACACCATGCTATTAGTATTATTGCTACTAGTGTTTTCATTCTCCCTGTTTCATCTGGAGTGGAGGTGAGCAAAATGCACACCTGGAGGATTGCACTAGTGTGAATGCTTGCCAAACTTTAGAAACAGTACTTTCTGGACAACAGATTTCTCTTAGCTACTCTATACAGACAGGGTAGTCTGgctgctgtagtccaaaaaagtaacttttctatgttacttaccagagcacagagtgctgtcctctgaagatgccggccacagagactggcaaaacgttaggaagaacaaccttcagaacatgacgaaagagcccgaaaaacccagaacaaccattaactTTTCTTTGCTTGGTGCACAAATGTCAGCAGTCAGGGCTGTAGGATGCTCTGTATACCATTCTAGGCGGCTGAGGTTCATGTGTAGCTAAGCTGAAAAGTTACTTATCTCTCTCCTGTTCACGCATTATGCACAGAACCTGAACTCAAGACACAGTATGCCTGAAGTTCTTGGCAAATGCAATCATCTCTtgaattaggtatctgggtgCTTGTAATCACAGATTCTTATAAGTACCCTTGACTATACTTGCTATATAGCTCCAAACAATGCAACTGGTAGAACAGAATCCCCCAATCATCTCTTGTTTTCATTGGTTTTTTGATTGGTATTGTAGCCATTCATTGGATCAAAAATATTGACTGTCACACAGAAGAACATAGAGACAGAGGGCAGATAACATGAcgttatttaaaaaaagtttatcaaCGCTGATTGAAACTACAGTTTCCCAGAAAGTTTTGAAACAACCTTTAATATTGGTCATGAAAATGTTTGATTGTTCCTTCAAAatgctttctcttgttttctgttttgagtTTCTTCAATGGCTTTCATTACCGATTCTATCAGGAAGACAAATCTTAATAGCTGCGCTGTGTTCTGATGATATCCGTTCGTCACTGTGTTTCTGCTGTGCGATCCATGATTGGCTGGGATTATCCTTGTGATTAACCGAGGAAACATTACCATCGCTCTTAAATGGCTTTACCATCACATATCTTGGTCTGATTTGATATGCAGCAGGATGATGTCATCCCATTCACCAGATGTTATCTGAATCGCTGGGATCATTGTGGCAGGAAGCCTGAATCACGATGGTTGATCCATCAGGGGCAAGattaaggggggggaagaggggttgTAATAGCAGCAACATAGTGGCTGGAAGTGGGAAAAATGGACATTTCCCCCCGCCCCATGCAATTTTTCAAAATGCCCAACACAAATGTTGTAAAACCTACAACATTTTTGAGTCACACACCTCCGTTCAGAAGTAGGAAACAATTACTTATTTGGCTTGTGTATCTGAGAATTCCGTGgtccagcatagctggtggcCAAGCTCTGGAGGAGTTCTGCATACAAAATGACTAGAAAACTTCCACAGAGtttaatgtacagtacttatttaaGTACATTTAAGAGGATGTCCAGAGGTTCTTGATCTTACAGGACAGCATTAGAAGCAATGACCTTAATTTACATGATAGAACATGGCTGAAGATTaggagacatttttaaaaaagtttatcaAGGTTGACAATAAGCGcagtggtacagtggttaaactgcagtactgcagtcaaggctctgctcaCAACATGAGATTGAttccaatgggttcaggtagctggctcaaggttgacttggccttccatccttccaaggtcagtaaaatgaatactcacctcacttggggggggggggaagttgtttttgcataattatgttttaagccactcagagagtgctaTAGGAGAGTACATatattgaacaacaacaacaacaacaacaacaagaagagctGCTGAAATGGAGTGAGTTATTAGAGGACTGAGTGGACTCTCTCTTTCAGGATATCCTAAGGCAGAAGTTGAAGAATCATATGCTCATGGTGAACTAGCTCTGGATGTTCTCCATGGAAGATGGGGATGGACTAGAAGATCCCATTTCAGCACTGTCATTCCAGTCTATGTACACTCGTTCTTCAAGGGCTGTGACCTCAAATGACAGCCTGATTATGTCAAAAAACACCATCAGCCAAACACTACAGATGAGAGCTGGATATTGTCACAAAGGCACAGAAATTAGGAGCCACAGGAAGGGGGGGCAAGGGTGACCAAGAACACTGCAATTCCCTTGGAAATTGTTCTGGGGTGGATTAAGAAAAGCGTACAGTGAACATGTTCTTTAAGCATACACGTTTCCCATGGCAAAAAGCATTCTTTCTGCTTTTGCTGTACGTTATGTTCCTTGTGAGTGAGATCTAGTCTGTGGGTCTGGCAGAGTTAGGAAGACTGGGTTGTCATCTTCTGCTCGTGTCTTGAGGCGGCTGGCCTTGTTTGGCATCTTCATTGTGCCCCAACCCAAGGATCTAAATATGTCGAGAAGCGACCAGCAAATCACTCTTTTTCTGCAACTTTTACTAAGGGCCTATCCACCGTGTCATGTAGATACAATACGTGGATCACTGTCGGCATGGTTTGGATCGGAAAAAAGACCGCATCTGCACACATTTTTACTTTTTTGAGTaatcctttaagagctgtcacacacctttctggcccagcagtagggcatgcattcttttggcATGCTCAGTTTAGCCAGGAGATAGCAGCCTCCATCAGCTGCAAATTCTGAGGGAGAGTTTGAGGGAAAAAGTGGGggtggaaagagggaaggaaaaaaggaagtggagggaaggagaaaaaaaaagaacagcattgatggagggagagaggaacaaaataaaataaataatttcacttcccctgaccctccacagacaatcaggggaagtgcttaattgacagctAATCAGGCTACAAGGGGTTGTTTGTTGCGGAGatgggaggagcatgccaaatggcacgtTATTTTTCCCCAgcacctcaacagaccctttgtagcccaaaatgaccccacacccaaaatgacggtctggacaggccctaatGCTCACTAatagattcacctctagattttgttGTCCCATAAATGTGACAGGCCTGGGTCATTTTCCTCATTATAAATAGTTCTAGCTTTTGTGTCTCACGTGTTTCAAAACCATTTGGTCACACAAAGCGTTCTGCATTGCTTGCTCCCACTTTATCTCTGTTTCTCCCCGATAGGCTTCTGTGCTTGCACTTCTGTCTTACTGCACGGCCCTGCAAGTACTGGGTTCTGCAGGAACAGTTAACAGTCATATTCCTTATAAACCTTCCTACTTCTGCTTTGAGCAGGAGGGTTAGCCATTGCTGGGTTCTCCTTCTGGTTAGAAAAGTTTGTCTGGAGGTGAAATCACCCCTGCTTTCATGGGGACTCAATTCTAATACCTCATGATGCCATTTTAATGTTACAGCAGCTCTATTTGTGAACAAAATGTTGGAATGTTTACCACCTTGCATGCTACTTGTTTGTGTGGCTGGAAGGGGCTGTTCTGGGTTGGTGTGACTATCAGTCTATTCAGTACTAACCAACTGTTCCTTCCCTCCTccgaattcaaagagagctctgcttctctgctgagttttctctttctctgtctttagaCTGTTGAAGTCaattgtttgttagtttgctgttcacAGCTGTAAGTATAGAAAGGTTTTATCTTTTCTCCTGCAAATTTCTCAGAGTGAGTTTTTGAGACCTTAAGTGCTAGTTgatgaaaaaggggtggactgtctggagaacttgaagcaattctcctctgtgaatctctgtacttctactgtataCCAACAGAATttttccagaaattcaaaactctgcaacacaaaatACTATAGAGGACATTATACTTAATAGAAAAATCTGAAACATTTATACGAAGGAAACATacactgttcattttttttacaaCCTCATATGTTGCTTGTGGTTTGAGTGACTTGGAGAGACATTTCTGGGCTCAGGTggctgtcaatctacccagcaccaaccaatcattccctcccacctctgaattcaaagagaatcctgcctttctgctgagtgttcttttccctgtCTTTGTCGGTTGTTAGTTTGTTTTTGATCTCTTCCCAACTgtgagtaatgaaacatttttattctttctcctacaaatgtctcagagtgagttgttgagaccttaagtgccagttaatgagaaagaggtggccTATCTGGGGGAACtagaagctattctcctctgtgagtctctgtagttctactgtgtagcaaaaggaatttaaccagaaattcaaaactccgcAACATACAGTACACACAGTCTCAGGATAGAAATACTCAATGGCCTTTTTCTTTGCTGAAAGACTCCCTGTATATTTTCCATAGAGTCATTAGATATATTCTTAATATTTTCCAATGCTTGGCTCTATTCTCTGCAGGTTTCCTTCCTCCCAGTAGCTACCTGCGTTCAATGAACAAGTGGATGTAGGTTGGGGAGGATTACCAGGGAAAAACAATGAACAGAAAAGAGTTCAGGCATTGGCAATCACTGGAAAGTCCTGATCCAGATGTTGTCTTTTCAGTACAGAACTGAGGTGCTGGGGCATTTGACTGCATGTAATGTCTACTTTGCCCCCAGGATTGCCCTAGTGTACTCTTCCTCATAGACCACAACACACTTGAGAAGTGGCGTTTTTGCTCAGTGCTTCTAAAGCATCGTTAGCCCTAATTGTTCAACCTCTTGTTGGTTTTCCTTTGGGATCCTCTACAATTACCCATCCCAATTCCCAACAGTCGTCCATCCAGCCTTCCTGTATTGTTCTCCTTTGAAAATGCTCTTTCGTCAGCCCTCCTTGTGACCATCTGTGGTCTCAGCATCTCAATCCGTCTTTGTTCCTGGTTCTCCAGGTGGTCATGAGAGAAGCAGGTGGGAGCTATCAAAATGTGTCGTTGTCCGTCTCTGTCCCCATCACACACCCCCAGAGTTTCTAGAGATGGAGATGCATCCAAGGACACGATCTTGGAATCTGCCCACTGGGGCAAATGACACAATATTGGTTCCCAGATGACCCATCCGGCGGTTGCACATAGGTTAATAGTGTCCTTGGAGAACCCCAGAAAGTCGGAAGGTGGATGTGATGCTCCAAAATACTCTTAGAAAAGAGAACAGTACCATGTAGCCTGGGAACATTTACAGCAATGTATGGTCAGGGCACTCTTGTCTCTAAGAGCTCACTGTACTGTTGGGTGAAGGCAAACCTAAAGGGCTCCCTATCGCATTGGTGAAGGCGATGAGAGCATTGGAACCCGAGTTCTTGTTGACGCTGATTATGTCCCCGCTGGTTTGCTCAGGTTCAGACTTCCTGAAGATGTTTTTCATGGTCGACTGGAAGTTATTGGTCACAAAGCAGTAGACAATGGGGTCCATGCAACTGTTGAGGCTGCTTAAAGTGACGGTGACGTGGTAAACAATCAAGCTGACGTTGTAGGGCATGTCCGGGTTGATGGAGATGGCCAGCTGGCGCACGTGAAAGGGAGTGAAGCAAACCATGAAGATGATGAGGACGGTGATCAGGAGCTGCACCGCCCGCATCCGCCGCTCACGGCTCTGTTGCATGAGGGTCGGCTTGGAGAGGGCGCACATGATCCTGGTGGTGaagaaggtgatgatgatgagaggGAAGAAATACTCGCAGACCATCAGGGGCAAGATCTGGGCGATGCAGCAGTAGGAGAACTTCATGGCCATGATGAGGATGGAGAAAGTGACCACGGTCGCAAAGACCCAGATGAAAGCACATATGCTTTTGGCGTAGTTGGGGTTCCTCCACCGGCGCGAGGCTTCCACCTGGACAATGGCGAGGTACCGGTCGATGCAGATGCACGTGAGGAACAAGATGCTACAATACATGTTGACGAAGTAGGTGAAGATGTGAATGAGGACACAGTTCTCACAGTTCCGGTCACTATAATGCACAATGATCCGGATGGGCAAGGAGAAGCCAACCAGCAGATCGGTGACAATGAGGTTGATGGTGTAGATGACCGAGGTGGTCTTGGTTTTGGTGCGGAAGCAGAAGACGTAGAGAGCCAAAGAGTTCAACACCACACCCACCAGGAAGATG
This sequence is a window from Pogona vitticeps strain Pit_001003342236 chromosome 4, PviZW2.1, whole genome shotgun sequence. Protein-coding genes within it:
- the GPR20 gene encoding G-protein coupled receptor 20 gives rise to the protein MEGSRNSTGPSNDTDLLFHKFVHLDGELSDAFYTLWVVLMVVNVIIFLVGVVLNSLALYVFCFRTKTKTTSVIYTINLIVTDLLVGFSLPIRIIVHYSDRNCENCVLIHIFTYFVNMYCSILFLTCICIDRYLAIVQVEASRRWRNPNYAKSICAFIWVFATVVTFSILIMAMKFSYCCIAQILPLMVCEYFFPLIIITFFTTRIMCALSKPTLMQQSRERRMRAVQLLITVLIIFMVCFTPFHVRQLAISINPDMPYNVSLIVYHVTVTLSSLNSCMDPIVYCFVTNNFQSTMKNIFRKSEPEQTSGDIISVNKNSGSNALIAFTNAIGSPLGLPSPNSTVSS